The Brassica oleracea var. oleracea cultivar TO1000 chromosome C6, BOL, whole genome shotgun sequence genome includes a region encoding these proteins:
- the LOC106297279 gene encoding nuclear pore complex protein GP210-like — MVRLGIFIFLLFLTLLGVTSSSSDLPRVCECEQVQFTSNNIEDDTPQILLPWTPSCQEMQLIVTGGCAKASSDYKWLTSDTSIVSVSPYGIIKAKRPGIATVKVVSTIEPQNFDEIFVKVLVPPLMVMWQNVPVETVFASRLRIGVTMKYSKGAQNFYTTLHRNSTHNDSVKETLSSRRCSTYPLKFRKNKFVALDNGKKATFECHVKPPFIGTSKPWIELQTGNIYCIFFSNLNNMKPLKGASSALLLGRLSVSGTRKTMNITSEFNNVIITILENSDVQIHRRKKESLSMSSRVDVGPKTEVEMIVTLSAAGQKIIIRYEVDKSQIPVKPYFVYLLMVPFLDFIVIIIILKVLPRQRR; from the exons ATGGTCCGTCTAGGGATTTTCATTTTCCTCCTGTTCCTCACTCTTTTAGGAGTAACTTCATCATCAAGT GATCTGCCCAGGGTTTGTGAGTGTGAGCAAGTGCAATTCACGTCCAACAATATTGAAGATGACACACCTCAGATTCTACTCCCTTGGACTCCTTCTTGTCAGGAGATGCAGCTGATTGTGACAGGAG GCTGTGCAAAAGCATCGAGTGACTACAAGTGGCTTACCTCAGATACAAGCATTGTATCTGTGTCGCCTTATGGCATTATAAAGGCAAAGAGGCCTGGCATAGCCACTGTGAAGGTGGTGTCAACTATTGAGCCGCAAAATTTTGATGAG ATTTTTGTCAAAGTTCTCGTTCCACCCCTTATGGTTATGTGGCAAAATGTTCCAGTGGAGACCGTTTTCGCATCACGTCTACGAATAGGCGTCACAATGAAATATTCAAAAG GTGCTCAAAATTTCTATACAACGCTACATAGAAATAGCACACATAATGATTCTGTCAAGGAAACGCTCTCATCGAGAAGATGTAGTACTTATCCATTGAAATTCAG GAAAAACAAGTTTGTAGCTCTTGACAATGGAAAGAAAGCTACATTTGAATGCCACGTGAAACCTCCTTTTATAGG AACTTCAAAGCCATGGATAGAGCTTCAAACGGGCAATATCTATTGCATATTCTTCTCAAACTTAAACAACATGAAACCCCTCAAAGGAGCTTCATCCGCGCTTCTTCTGGGACGCCTTTCTGTGTCGGGAACTAGAAAG ACGATGAACATAACTTCAGAGTTCAACAATGTCATCATTACTATACTCGAGAACTCTG ATGTTCAAATTCATCGGCGCAAAAAAGAGTCCTTATCAATGAGCTCGCGGGTAGATGTTGGCCCAAAAACTGAG GTTGAAATGATTGTCACGCTCTCAGCCGCTGGTCAGAAGATCATTATCCGCTACGAGGTTGACAAATCGCAGATACCAGTGAAGCCGTACTTTGTCTATTTGCTCATGGTCCCTTTCCTCGACTTCATCGTGATAATTATTATATTGAAAGTATTGCCGCGGCAACGTAGGTAA
- the LOC106299683 gene encoding uncharacterized protein LOC106299683, with the protein MLKWFDKKLRKIREYLNEHPGLVAVVASASILIVLLCFLLWTTDVQPSNSSMDLIQIVTAVIVSAYTFVVVCVITFVRKDHVPGRRKFPYAFTLLKSVLQIIVLLSFTCLDSYMKEQSRLLIVSAVMAMHIHLVSMFFAFHLGEDCDVVTAFFSASFTLVYELAKGCWVSVLCLAIVAILLMWIKNVLFLNPPPNPEGRDVEVSEVEEV; encoded by the exons ATGTTGAAGTGGTTTGACAAGAAGCTGAGGAAAATCCGGGAGTATCTCAATGAGCATCCCGGTCTCGTTGCAGTGGTAGCGAGCGCTTCAATTCTCATTGTTCTTTTGTGCTTTCTCCTATGGACAACGGACGTCCAACCATCAAATTCATCGATGGATTTGATCCAAATCGTTACTGCAGTAATAGTATCTGCATATACTTTTGTTGTCGTCTGTGTGATAACCTTCGTACGGAAAGATCACGTTCCCGGAAGACGGAAATTCCCGTACGCTTTTACTCTATTGAAGTCCGTTCTACAGATCATCGTGCTGCTAAGTTTCACATGTCTTGACAGCTACATGAAAGAACAAAGCCGTCTTCTCATCGTCTCCGCAGTTATGGCAATGCACATCCATTTGGTCTCAATGTTTTTTGCCTTCCACCTCGGCGAGGATTGCGACGTGGTAACTGCCTTTTTCTCTGCTTCTTTTACACTCGTCTACGAATTGGCAAAAGGATGTTGGGTATCTGTTTTGTGCCTCGCCATTGTGGCCATTCTACTCATGTGGATCAAGAACGTGTTATTCCTAAATCCACCGCCG AATCCCGAAGGCAGAGACGTTGAAGTCAGTGAAGTTGAAGAAGTCTAA
- the LOC106298377 gene encoding uncharacterized protein LOC106298377: protein MADIDITTGNEPLINRENNRNKVFNRCVSHQQDELQSFRKYLRWMCVDHSSPWTAILSWTMFVVFTLVVPAISHFLLACADCDSYHSRPYDSVVQLSLSSVAAVSFLCLTRFVSKYGLRRFLFFDKLWDESETVRRNYTNQLNTSLHIVSYFVIPCFLAMSAYKIWWYASGGSQIPFLGNVILSDTVACVMELCSWLYRTTVIFLVCVLFRLICHLQILRLQDFAKLFQIDSDVGSILSEHLRIRRHLRIISHRYRSFILCLLVLVTGSQFSSLLITTKAYTEVNMYRAGELALCSMTLVTALLILLRSASKITHKAQAVTCLAAKWHVCSTLESFEIADGETPTLVARNSHSNKGNDVITLTESDSDDYGDEEDDLDNNNIIPAYAFSTISFQKRQALVSYFENNRAGITVYGFTLDRGTLHTIFGLELSLVLWLLGKTIGIS, encoded by the exons ATGGCGGACATCGACATCACCACCGGAAACGAGCCGCTGATCAACCGCGAGAACAACAGAAACAAAGTCTTTAACCGCTGCGTCTCGCACCAGCAAGACGAGCTACAGAGCTTCCGTAAATACCTGAGATGGATGTGCGTGGACCACTCGAGTCCATGGACTGCGATCCTCTCGTGGACCATGTTCGTCGTCTTCACGCTCGTGGTTCCAGCGATCTCTCACTTCCTCCTCGCTTGCGCTGATTGCGACAGTTACCATTCAAGACCGTATGACTCCGTCGTACAGCTGTCTCTAAGCAGCGTCGCCGCCGTCTCTTTTCTCTGCCTCACTAGATTCGTCAGCAAGTACGGTCTCCGACGGTTCCTCTTCTTCGATAAGTTATGGGACGAGAGCGAAACCGTACGCAGAAACTACACTAATCAACTCAAT ACGTCGCTTCATATTGTCTCCTACTTCGTTATCCCTTGTTTCTTAGCAATGAGTGCTTACAAAATATGGTGGTACGCTTCAGGTGGATCTCAAATACCGTTTTTAGGAAACGTTATCTTAAGCGATACTGTCGCTTGTGTTATGGAGCTTTGTTCTTGGCTTTACCGAACAACCGTAATCTTCCTTGTCTGTGTTCTCTTCCGTCTCATTTGCCATCTTCAGATCCTTCGCCTACAGGACTTTGCTAAGCTCTTTCAGATTGATTCGGATGTTGGTTCTATCTTGTCTGAACATCTTCGTATAAGACGTCATCTGAGAATCATCAGCCATAGATATCGTTCTTTCATTCTATGCTTGTTGGTTCTTGTCACTGGAAGTCAGTTTTCTTCTCTGCTTATTACTACCAAAGCTTACACTGAAGTTAATATGTACAGAGCTGGAGAACTCGCA CTTTGTTCCATGACATTAGTCACTGCATTGCTCATACTATTAAGAAGTGCGTCAAAGATCACACACAAGGCTCAAGCAGTGACATGCTTAGCTGCGAAATGGCATGTATGCTCAACGTTAGAGTCTTTTGAGATAGCAGATGGAGAGACTCCAACTTTGGTTGCTAGAAACAGTCATAGCAATAAAGGCAATGATGTTATTACGTTGACAGAATCAGATAGTGATGATTATGGTGACGAAGAAGATGATCTAGACAATAATAACATCATTCCTGCTTATGCTTTCAGTACCATCTCATTCCAAAAACGACAAGCTCTAG TGAGTTACTTCGAGAATAACAGAGCAGGAATCACAGTTTATGGATTTACACTTGATAGAGGTACACTCCATACAATTTTCGGACTTGAATTGTCTCTTGTTCTCTGGCTTCTTGGTAAAACCATTGGCATTTCTTGA